The DNA region ATGTATGTTCGCCATCTGGACCGGTGTCGACAGCCGTACTATGCTCTTCCTTCACTCGTAACCGCAAGGTTCACTCGGCCCATGCCAACCGAAACGGTCATGCATTCGGCGACGCAAGCACTTGGGGACCCCTCGAACGCTATAAAGAAGCGTTCGGTCTCCATCAATGGAAGACGGACCAGTGTGTCGCTTGAAGAGCCGTTCTGGATGTCGGTGAGAGCAGCGGCGATGGAACACGGAGTGAAACTGTCGACGCTATTGAATCACATTGAGTTCTCGCGAGGCCCCAACCATCTATCGTCGGCGATACGTGTATTTGCGTTCCTGTACGCCAGCGGTGCCATTCCGAATGCAATGTGGGATTCGCTCCATAGCCGCTCGCGCTAGGGCATTTCGGACATGGGCATTTTGCGCAGGGGCGACAGGTGACGGAGAGCGGCAGCATTTAAGTCACGCCCCGTCTTGAAATAGCGCCCCATCAGCGTCAACGGACCTTATCGCCGCGTGCCCGCATCGCCCACAGGTGAACCGCTGTTCTTCGTACTTCGGGCCTAACTTCGGATGCGGCGACCGACGCGTCAACAGCATTTGGCCATCACACAGCTTGCACGCAAGCACGTCGTGGGCGCCGAAACTCCCGGGCTTTTGAGTTACGAGATACATCGCCCTACATCAGCGCGAAAAACAATCCATCCACGATCAAATCGTAGTTGCTAAAGAACCATCATGCAAGGCTCTCGTCGTTGAACGGCCTTCGCTAAAGCCCACGCAATACATTCTCGACACGTGCGATGAGCTCGCGAGACTCAAGGATAAGCTTGCGGGAGCATTGGACGGTATCGACCAAGGTCCGGCTGACATTCACGACGTGCCGATGATGTTCAGCTATCTCCTCGAGGAGAAGGCGAAATTCAAGCCGAACCATGCTGCCATTCCATATTGAAATATTGAAGCCTGAAGCAAAATGGGTCTGTCAACCGCCAACGCCACAGAAGGTGCCTACGATGGTGATGATGAGGTGTGCGCCTCCTAATCCCATTCCACCTTAGTTTATCAAAGGCGGGAACGATGCGTTAAGCGCTTTTCTCAACGCGGCGTTTATAATGAAATGCTAGTGCGGCGGAATGACCATAATACCGTTCCCCTCGCGACGGCTTCGCCCCCCCGGCGACGGAAATCAGCGCGTACATTGAAACAGGCCAGGGGGAACCGGTGCGCTGCATGGTGTGCGACCTGACGTGGAGAGGAGCGTTCATCAAGGCGCCAGACGTAATCCTCCCAGATTCGTTTGCTTTGCAGCTTCCCGGATTCGGCAAAAGCAGCCGACAGTGCCGAGCGGTTTGGCGCGAGGGGGATATCGTAAAGGTGGAGTTTGAAGCTTTGGCTTGAGCAAGGCGCCAACGGAAGCGGCCGCCCCTCGAGCTCGGCAATGATCGCCGCCTACACCTTGCGCCCGCGAGGAAGAGGTCGCGAACTCGGGCGGCTCAATCGCGCTTGGGAGGCTGTTTAAGGCTCATTTGCCGTATAAGATCGCTGTCGCCCGTCGAGATTTCACACACGGGGCAATTGAACGTCCGATATTCCTTTCCCGGTCCATCGGGACGAATGTGGGCGAGCCACATCTCCGATCCGCACTGCGGGCAAAGAGGCCGGTCGATTTCGGATCGTCGGCTGGATTCGGATTGCGTGTGCGGCATGGTCCCCTCCCTGTTCGTCAGGCGGGACCACGTCAGGGTCTCTCAGCCACGCACGCCCAGGTACTCTGCGGGGATAATAACGCGCCCGTGCAAAGGTTCGAATTTAAATCGTTATTGCAGTGCGAAAAAGGTTGCCTTTCGCGTCGCGCGCGTGGGCGCACGATCGCGCCTGCCCTTTGGTCGAAGTAGAGATTGCACATGGTCGCACTATCGGGCTGGCGACTGCGCCAGCCCGACGATGCGCGGCCGGCCGTGGCCGTTGCAACGCGGGCAGCGGACGTCGCGCAGAACGACCCGAATCGAAGCTTCGGGGTCACGCGGCTTCATGCGCAGGTCCAGGTCGGTGAGGCCGCCGCAGCTATCGCAGACGATGGTCACCCACGCGT from Pseudolabrys taiwanensis includes:
- a CDS encoding ribbon-helix-helix domain-containing protein, producing the protein MHSATQALGDPSNAIKKRSVSINGRRTSVSLEEPFWMSVRAAAMEHGVKLSTLLNHIEFSRGPNHLSSAIRVFAFLYASGAIPNAMWDSLHSRSR